TACAGGCGATCACGCCACGTGTTGTTACCGTTCATGCACATCGCCTTGGCCGTCAATCAGCGCAGCCTAGGTTGATTCTCCCCGTTAGCGCAAGGCGCGGCGCTGATCTGCGGCTGGTGCATCAGGCGAATGCCGGTGCGCAGCAGCCAGCAGGCGAGAATGAACGGTGCCGTGAGGGTCGCAAGACCGATGGCACTGAACAGTGGCGTCAGCAGCGGCGCCAGGCCGATGCCGAACAATGGTAACCACGGTTGCTGGCGTTGGGCGCTGAAGGCGAGGGCGGCGAGCACGGCGTTGTAGCCACCCAGACCCAGCAGCGCGACCTGGCTGTCGTGGTGCAACAGGCTGGAACCCAGACCAATGACCGAAGCCAGCAGCGCCCAGGCGAAGGCCCGGCGATCAGCGATCAGCAACCCAACAGCGATCAATCCACCGGCCAACGGATGGTCGAGGAACATCACCTGACCGAAGCCCTTCAGGGCGGCACCGAGCAGGTTCAGGGTGTTCAGCTCAAGCGCCGGAGCCGGCGTCGAAGGCTCGGCGAAACACAGGAACACCCAGCTCAGCAACACGAACGGCGCGGTGTAGGCGGGCAGGTACTCGGTGAGGCGTGCGCGTTTGAGCCACTGCTGCGTGATCATCGCGCTCAGACCGCCGGCCGCCAGAATCAGCGGCGGCAGCATCGGCGACCAGGGGAAATACAGGCTCAGCAACAGGCCGACCAGCACGCCGTTGTAGCTGAACAGCCCGGCCTGGCGATCAGCCTTGGCATAGTTGCGCCGTTGCGCGGTGAGCAAACCGGCGACCGCGCCGAGCAGCGCGCCGGCGAACAGCACCGGCGCGGTGAATAAAATGGCCAGAAGGCACAAGAGTCCACACAGCGGATGGCGCTGGAGGAAGATTTGACTGAAGCCGTTGAGCAACGCTTCGGCCCAGTCTGGGCAGTGGGTGTTGAAATGGTTGGCAGGCATGTCTGGAGAATCTGGGCAGTGGGAAAATCAAAAGGTCTTGCTTGAAGCTGTGGCGAGGGAGCTCATGCTCGGTGAATGCGGTGTCTCTTGTGGAAACCGTCATGCCGAGCGACGGGAGCACGCTCCCTCGCCACACAGGTGTTGCTTAAATCAATGTTTCGATCCGCAGCGAATTAGTCGACCCTGGCTGCCCGAACGGCACACCCGCGGTGATCAGCAACGTATCGCCACGCTCGGCCATTCCTTGAGCCTGAGCGATTTCCAGTGCCGTCGAGCACACCTCGTCGACCTGACGCAGGCGA
The sequence above is a segment of the Pseudomonas sp. HS6 genome. Coding sequences within it:
- a CDS encoding urea transporter; this translates as MPANHFNTHCPDWAEALLNGFSQIFLQRHPLCGLLCLLAILFTAPVLFAGALLGAVAGLLTAQRRNYAKADRQAGLFSYNGVLVGLLLSLYFPWSPMLPPLILAAGGLSAMITQQWLKRARLTEYLPAYTAPFVLLSWVFLCFAEPSTPAPALELNTLNLLGAALKGFGQVMFLDHPLAGGLIAVGLLIADRRAFAWALLASVIGLGSSLLHHDSQVALLGLGGYNAVLAALAFSAQRQQPWLPLFGIGLAPLLTPLFSAIGLATLTAPFILACWLLRTGIRLMHQPQISAAPCANGENQPRLR